From a region of the Candidatus Hydrogenedentota bacterium genome:
- a CDS encoding MerR family transcriptional regulator gives MRKAATPSGVSPERRYSIREVSELIDVPDYLLRQWEDRFPPLRPKRDRAGRRYYMAPDIEVARRIKQLIRYEKMTIEGARVRLQQELQGEGRPRTRKEALELIDTIESEIDALLDILEAD, from the coding sequence ATGAGAAAAGCGGCAACACCGTCGGGGGTGTCACCCGAGCGCCGCTATAGCATTCGCGAGGTGAGCGAGCTCATCGACGTTCCCGACTACTTGTTGCGGCAGTGGGAAGATCGTTTCCCTCCGCTGCGTCCGAAGCGCGACCGGGCCGGACGCCGTTACTACATGGCCCCCGACATCGAAGTCGCCCGACGGATTAAGCAGCTGATTCGATACGAGAAAATGACGATCGAAGGCGCGCGTGTGCGCCTCCAACAAGAACTCCAGGGCGAAGGCAGGCCGCGCACGCGCAAAGAAGCGCTCGAACTGATCGACACGATCGAGTCCGAGATTGACGCATTGTTGGACATCCTGGAAGCGGACTGA